A window from Hymenobacter volaticus encodes these proteins:
- a CDS encoding RNA polymerase sigma factor, producing MKINSSKSAAFFRAGLSALMFPTTTTGAKYSCMPASSDLDALLARCSRREPAAQRALYARYAGRMMGVARRYARTLPEAEDILQDAFVKVFSYLSEFRAEGTLEGWIRRIVVTTAINHWKSGRMRRQTQGASLNDIADPPAADASALDQLNVAEVLALMEQLPDGCRLVLLLYAVDGYSHREISELLNIQESTSKAQLSKARKQLLQLYHRQNNYIRL from the coding sequence TTGAAAATAAACTCTAGCAAGTCAGCAGCCTTTTTCCGTGCTGGCTTGTCTGCCCTGATGTTCCCCACCACGACCACGGGGGCGAAATATTCCTGCATGCCGGCTTCTTCCGACCTCGACGCCCTGCTTGCCCGCTGCTCCCGCCGCGAACCAGCCGCTCAACGGGCGTTGTATGCTCGTTATGCCGGCCGAATGATGGGAGTGGCTCGTCGCTACGCACGCACTTTGCCAGAGGCCGAAGATATTTTGCAGGACGCCTTCGTGAAAGTTTTCTCTTACCTAAGTGAATTCCGGGCGGAAGGCACGCTCGAAGGCTGGATTCGACGCATTGTTGTAACCACAGCCATTAACCATTGGAAAAGCGGCCGAATGCGTCGCCAAACCCAAGGTGCTTCGCTCAATGACATAGCCGATCCGCCAGCGGCTGACGCATCTGCTCTCGACCAGTTGAACGTGGCGGAGGTATTGGCACTGATGGAGCAACTACCCGACGGTTGCCGCTTAGTGTTGCTGTTATATGCCGTCGATGGTTACTCTCACCGCGAAATCAGTGAACTCCTAAACATCCAAGAAAGCACCTCTAAAGCGCAACTCAGTAAAGCCCGCAAACAATTGCTCCAACTCTACCACCGGCAGAATAACTACATCCGACTATGA
- a CDS encoding bifunctional transcriptional activator/DNA repair enzyme AdaA: MALHLTSQVALDYARVEQAIAFIAANYTQHPTLEDIAAHVHVSPFHFNRLFTRWAGISPQRFVRFLTKEYAKQVLAESGSVLDATYQAGLSGSSRLHDLFVTYEAMTPGEYKEQASGMHIVYGFHATLFGECLLSLTERGICGLTFHDARERDATLAQLRAAWPEATLTPDFARTEAVAAQLFSGAADATKPFNLLIKGTNFQIKVWEALLRIPSGAMVSYQDIATALGQPRASQAVGGAVGANAIGYLIPCHRVIQQHGGPGGYRWGVARKQALLGWEATRVELQVAS; this comes from the coding sequence ATGGCACTCCACCTCACTTCGCAAGTAGCTTTAGATTACGCTCGAGTAGAACAGGCTATAGCGTTTATTGCAGCTAACTATACGCAGCACCCAACCCTCGAAGATATTGCGGCTCACGTGCACGTCAGCCCGTTTCATTTTAATAGGCTATTCACCCGGTGGGCCGGCATCAGTCCGCAGCGGTTCGTGCGCTTCTTAACCAAGGAATACGCCAAGCAGGTGCTGGCCGAGTCGGGGAGCGTGCTAGATGCCACCTACCAAGCAGGCTTATCGGGGTCTAGCCGTCTGCATGATCTGTTCGTCACGTACGAAGCCATGACGCCGGGAGAGTATAAAGAACAGGCATCAGGAATGCATATTGTTTACGGCTTTCATGCTACTCTCTTCGGTGAATGCTTGCTTAGCCTCACAGAGCGAGGTATCTGTGGCCTTACCTTTCACGATGCAAGGGAGCGAGACGCTACATTAGCCCAATTGCGGGCCGCGTGGCCGGAAGCAACGTTGACGCCTGATTTCGCCAGGACCGAAGCAGTAGCTGCACAACTATTCTCTGGTGCCGCCGATGCAACCAAGCCGTTCAACCTGCTGATAAAAGGCACTAATTTTCAGATTAAGGTTTGGGAAGCATTACTGCGTATTCCATCGGGGGCTATGGTTTCCTACCAGGATATAGCTACCGCACTAGGACAGCCTCGCGCGAGCCAGGCCGTAGGTGGAGCCGTTGGAGCCAATGCCATTGGCTATTTGATACCTTGCCACCGCGTTATTCAGCAGCACGGCGGGCCAGGTGGGTACCGCTGGGGAGTTGCCCGTAAGCAGGCTCTGCTAGGTTGGGAGGCAACTCGAGTTGAGCTGCAAGTAGCCAGTTAG
- a CDS encoding glycosyltransferase has translation MHQLATDLGLLDDGTVEFLGKLSSAEVAEEMRQAQALVLFSNYENLPCVLIEAQASGLPAVATAVNGVPELLPNDGSKGLLVAAGDEEALARALLIVLQESSSRFDAVALRADAVARFSYPAVGAAFRRVYQQIILRQ, from the coding sequence ATGCACCAATTAGCAACTGATTTGGGGTTGCTAGACGATGGTACGGTGGAATTCCTGGGTAAACTAAGCTCCGCTGAAGTGGCCGAGGAAATGCGGCAGGCTCAAGCTTTAGTGTTGTTTTCCAACTATGAAAATTTGCCTTGTGTGCTCATCGAAGCCCAAGCTAGCGGGTTGCCAGCGGTAGCAACTGCTGTAAACGGGGTACCCGAGTTGCTACCTAATGATGGTTCCAAAGGCCTGCTCGTGGCTGCAGGCGACGAGGAAGCGTTAGCTCGAGCGCTGCTGATTGTTTTGCAAGAGTCCAGTAGTCGTTTTGATGCGGTTGCCTTGCGGGCAGATGCTGTTGCGCGGTTTAGTTATCCGGCCGTTGGGGCAGCTTTTCGTCGGGTTTATCAACAGATTATCCTGAGGCAATAA
- a CDS encoding PA14 domain-containing protein, with the protein MQTDMSDWQHERNMFLVPKVANGVNWNREHAIKVYSTALWQTVKFWELMQEFNLEGMGPALYGNKSEARTWPGLVRHVFETSPQRLNIPFGRDDLSHNNKAVNNVYASNAWYHTQMVLSSGNRHNNGFYPVDWGYLYGLVKDLNLASNDRVSELSRMLLIVVKAAQQADNGNGPDRPFEGWNIMRNHAPSVLIEDLQENLWEHVSPGMKKDILEAYLRTWFKKSRSYPASQYSRGFDPFDASPTDYVPVIPPAGGGNSADKVWYMIPQMRRAGVDCGLLNEIADWAKVMWPAGNWASLKVNNCAPQAVLRAPENPAHTLSGLEYGYYEGNFTTLPNFDALTPTRSGVVSEISYAPILRQSNFALRFRGYINVPTDGLYQFLANSDDGSRIYIGSQLVVDNNGSHGVDEKTGTIGLKAGKHAITVVYFDGGGDKVMNIRYSSPNGTRGNIPASALSRINPNPPLATKGAIDIEIGLYPNPTRSELNLKVPSRNASYRILDQLGRSVLQGTAATGSAVLNVSNLPAGIYHMEVTTPEGRVIRKFVKQS; encoded by the coding sequence ATGCAAACCGATATGTCGGATTGGCAGCACGAGCGGAATATGTTCCTAGTGCCCAAGGTGGCCAACGGAGTAAACTGGAACCGCGAGCATGCTATTAAAGTGTACTCCACTGCTCTGTGGCAAACGGTTAAGTTCTGGGAACTGATGCAGGAGTTCAACCTCGAAGGTATGGGCCCGGCGCTGTACGGTAACAAGAGCGAAGCCCGGACGTGGCCTGGCCTCGTGCGTCACGTATTCGAAACGTCGCCTCAGCGTTTGAACATTCCATTTGGCCGCGACGATTTGTCGCACAACAACAAGGCCGTCAACAACGTGTATGCTTCCAATGCTTGGTATCATACGCAAATGGTACTCAGCAGTGGCAACCGCCACAACAACGGTTTCTATCCTGTAGACTGGGGCTACTTGTACGGCTTGGTAAAAGACTTGAACCTGGCTAGCAACGACCGAGTGTCGGAATTGTCTCGGATGCTTTTGATTGTGGTGAAAGCAGCCCAACAAGCCGACAACGGCAATGGCCCGGACCGGCCTTTCGAAGGCTGGAACATCATGCGCAACCACGCTCCCTCGGTGCTCATAGAAGACCTGCAGGAAAACTTGTGGGAGCATGTTAGCCCAGGCATGAAGAAAGATATTTTGGAAGCTTACTTGCGCACTTGGTTTAAGAAGAGCCGCTCGTATCCTGCTTCGCAATACTCCCGAGGCTTCGACCCCTTCGATGCTTCTCCAACCGACTACGTTCCCGTAATTCCACCAGCTGGTGGTGGCAACTCTGCCGACAAAGTGTGGTACATGATTCCGCAAATGCGGCGCGCTGGAGTTGACTGTGGTTTGCTCAACGAAATTGCTGATTGGGCCAAGGTTATGTGGCCAGCAGGCAACTGGGCTTCGCTCAAAGTCAACAACTGTGCTCCTCAAGCCGTTTTGCGCGCCCCCGAAAACCCAGCTCATACGCTCTCTGGCTTGGAGTACGGCTACTACGAAGGCAACTTCACTACCCTACCAAACTTCGACGCGCTAACTCCTACCCGTTCAGGGGTGGTCTCCGAGATTAGCTACGCTCCTATCCTGCGTCAAAGCAACTTTGCGCTCCGCTTCCGTGGCTACATTAACGTCCCTACCGATGGGTTGTACCAGTTCCTAGCCAACTCCGACGACGGGTCCCGGATCTACATTGGCTCACAGCTAGTTGTTGACAACAACGGTTCACACGGTGTGGACGAGAAAACCGGCACTATTGGGTTGAAAGCAGGCAAGCACGCCATTACGGTAGTCTACTTCGATGGTGGCGGCGACAAGGTGATGAACATCCGGTATAGCAGTCCCAACGGCACCAGAGGTAACATTCCGGCCAGCGCTCTGTCGCGCATCAACCCGAATCCTCCATTGGCAACAAAAGGAGCAATTGATATCGAAATCGGCTTGTATCCTAACCCAACCCGGTCTGAACTGAACTTGAAAGTGCCTAGCCGCAACGCAAGCTACCGGATACTCGACCAGCTTGGCCGGTCGGTGTTGCAGGGCACAGCTGCCACTGGCTCTGCCGTACTCAACGTGAGTAACCTGCCTGCTGGTATCTATCACATGGAGGTTACTACACCGGAAGGTCGGGTAATACGCAAGTTTGTTAAGCAGAGCTAA
- a CDS encoding lipopolysaccharide biosynthesis protein, whose translation MFRRVIQNFVTRLATALLSFVVVWLTARYLGAAGRGAVSLFVTDCAALLLFIGLLGGSSLIYLVPRRNVWHLLLPAYGWALIVCLVGTGIVALVREVSAEYLGHLLALTLLQAFFSINTSLLLGRRQEVMYNGLLVAQVALLVGGLLVAFWGLGWRVVPVYYYAAYLAYGVPLVASLWALSKLPDRLCGGRRLRATLRELGRHSRGAHFSNILAFANYRLSYYFVAHFADARALGILSVGVALTEAIWLIPRSTALVQYVDLVHAGKEGVPVAALRVSRLAVLGTASAVGLLALLPPAVLSAVFGPEFGAARPVILLLAPGGIAMALQILCSSYFAGLARYRINNTASVLGLLVTLAACVLLIPRFGIHGAALASTLSYVASTVFLLFQFYRATGAAPRAFLPSSTDLASLWSAARHKM comes from the coding sequence ATGTTCCGCCGCGTCATCCAGAATTTCGTCACTCGCTTAGCTACAGCCTTGCTGAGCTTTGTGGTCGTATGGCTGACGGCACGCTACTTAGGAGCTGCTGGGAGGGGCGCGGTAAGTTTATTTGTTACTGATTGCGCGGCGCTTCTGCTGTTCATCGGATTGCTTGGTGGGTCGTCTCTGATTTATCTGGTGCCCCGCCGCAACGTGTGGCATCTGCTGTTGCCAGCGTACGGCTGGGCCCTAATTGTTTGCTTGGTAGGTACAGGAATAGTAGCGCTAGTGCGTGAAGTATCGGCAGAGTATCTCGGGCATTTGCTGGCGCTGACGCTGCTGCAAGCTTTCTTTTCAATTAATACGTCCTTATTGCTCGGGCGCCGCCAGGAAGTTATGTACAACGGCCTGTTGGTGGCGCAAGTAGCCTTGCTGGTTGGCGGACTGTTGGTGGCTTTTTGGGGCCTTGGGTGGCGGGTAGTCCCGGTTTATTATTATGCTGCGTACCTAGCCTACGGAGTGCCCTTGGTAGCAAGTCTGTGGGCATTAAGTAAGCTACCCGACCGGCTATGCGGCGGGCGGCGGCTTCGGGCAACACTGCGCGAGCTAGGGCGACACAGCCGAGGAGCGCACTTTTCCAACATCCTGGCCTTTGCCAACTACCGACTCAGCTACTACTTTGTGGCCCATTTTGCGGATGCCCGGGCCCTTGGTATACTCTCAGTAGGAGTGGCGCTAACGGAAGCCATCTGGCTGATTCCGCGTAGCACGGCTTTAGTGCAGTACGTTGATTTGGTGCACGCCGGCAAAGAGGGCGTACCAGTTGCCGCCTTACGCGTATCGCGGCTGGCGGTGCTAGGGACAGCCAGTGCCGTTGGGTTGCTGGCTTTACTGCCGCCCGCTGTGCTGAGCGCAGTATTTGGGCCAGAGTTCGGCGCGGCTCGCCCCGTAATTCTGTTATTAGCGCCGGGTGGCATAGCAATGGCGCTCCAGATTTTGTGTAGTTCCTATTTTGCCGGACTGGCCCGCTACCGTATCAATAATACAGCCTCGGTGCTCGGGTTGCTGGTGACGCTGGCAGCGTGTGTGCTGTTGATTCCTCGGTTTGGTATTCATGGCGCCGCGCTAGCTAGCACGCTTTCTTATGTAGCGTCTACAGTCTTTTTGCTGTTTCAGTTCTATCGGGCTACTGGCGCGGCGCCCCGGGCTTTTCTACCAAGTTCCACTGATTTAGCTTCCCTCTGGAGTGCGGCGCGGCATAAGATGTAA
- a CDS encoding PAS domain-containing hybrid sensor histidine kinase/response regulator, with amino-acid sequence MKPSAPSIPLFATGQPGQPATDGQVDELKRELAAAQQREQQLRAQRDFYADILQELPIEVVVLDQHFRYVYANPQAVPDEEARTWLLGHTVLDYCQRYHFPVELAEQRRRVFDKVLQEQQQVSWEDVTPYPEGPRSHQRYFKPMARPAAEPPLMLGYGLDITERLAAEVRSRQNKTIADERQTLIQQVTDASPQVIYVRDALGQLIFRNRAFYELAARTHHAAPQQLNLAEAIELRQWEAAYREVLHHQHPVMQESSCTLGDGSVLWFQISKLPLPQPDGTVHVLTIATDITEIKEARQTLERSTTQYRDLLAHTQALIGTHDMQGHLLSVNPAVEELMGLPAAAIVGCHLTQAVPPELRAGVQQYLTEIKVNKHSQGVMKLVNQHDEQHYILFNNFKVDDPGKEPYVVAYGQVITERVQAERELRRAKREAEANARAKENFLANMSHEIRTPMNGVLGMAGLLAKTPLDAQQRQYLDTILTSGRNLLAVLNDVLDMAKISAGKLELEHIPFDLSKSIRTAAQTLAYRAAEKNLLFDIQPLSLSEPVVLSDPYRLNQVLLNLLSNAIKFTERGSVTLGSDVLRDTPTAVTIRFWVRDTGIGIPADKQEQIFENFTQAYADTSRRFGGTGLGLTISRSLVQQLGGELELSSTPGQGTWFAFTLTLPKAPDQQAPPLPAVPDYNRLRGTRVLLAEDSATNRQLTTLILKNWGIAVDSAVNGPDALALFQARDYDVILMDIQMPGMSGLEVTEAIRQSSDPARADIPIIALTANAFRTDRERYLQAGMNDCLTKPFEEADLYQKLVAQLFPADNRPTMPATPAAVPAPTNKASMAAPLFDLSQLERNAHGNQDFMRRMINVFLTEIPVVATDLTDAAAAKDWLGLTTLAHKLKSSLKLFQVAAAFDDLHILEEQHASPETRQVAARRLSELLERVCAALQLAVG; translated from the coding sequence ATGAAACCATCTGCTCCCTCCATCCCACTTTTCGCCACCGGCCAACCAGGGCAACCTGCTACCGATGGGCAGGTGGACGAGTTGAAGCGGGAGTTAGCAGCTGCCCAACAACGAGAACAACAATTGCGTGCTCAGCGCGACTTTTACGCCGATATTCTTCAGGAGCTTCCTATTGAGGTAGTGGTTCTGGATCAGCACTTTCGCTATGTGTATGCCAATCCGCAGGCCGTGCCCGACGAGGAAGCCCGCACCTGGCTACTGGGGCATACAGTACTCGATTACTGCCAGCGATATCATTTCCCCGTTGAGTTAGCCGAACAGCGGCGTCGCGTCTTCGATAAGGTCTTGCAAGAGCAACAGCAAGTTAGCTGGGAGGATGTTACACCCTATCCGGAAGGCCCGCGCAGCCACCAGCGCTATTTCAAGCCTATGGCGCGGCCTGCTGCTGAGCCGCCACTGATGTTAGGCTATGGCTTGGACATCACCGAGCGACTAGCTGCCGAAGTGCGCAGCCGTCAAAATAAAACCATTGCCGACGAGCGACAAACTCTTATTCAGCAGGTAACCGACGCAAGCCCGCAAGTCATCTACGTGCGCGATGCGCTAGGGCAGCTTATCTTCCGTAATCGGGCTTTTTATGAGCTGGCGGCGCGTACTCACCATGCGGCACCGCAACAACTGAATCTGGCCGAAGCCATTGAACTGCGCCAGTGGGAGGCAGCCTATCGGGAAGTGCTGCACCACCAGCATCCCGTTATGCAAGAAAGCTCTTGCACCCTAGGCGATGGTAGCGTGCTGTGGTTTCAGATCAGTAAGCTACCGCTGCCCCAGCCCGACGGTACGGTGCACGTCCTGACTATTGCTACTGATATCACCGAAATAAAAGAAGCTCGCCAGACGCTAGAGCGTAGCACCACCCAGTACCGCGACTTGCTGGCCCATACCCAGGCGCTTATTGGCACCCATGATATGCAGGGCCACCTGCTATCAGTGAATCCGGCTGTGGAGGAGTTGATGGGACTGCCAGCTGCCGCTATTGTTGGGTGCCATCTTACGCAGGCTGTACCACCCGAACTGCGCGCCGGTGTGCAGCAATACCTAACTGAAATCAAAGTAAATAAGCATAGTCAGGGGGTGATGAAGCTTGTCAACCAGCACGACGAACAGCACTATATTCTATTCAACAATTTCAAAGTGGATGATCCAGGGAAAGAGCCGTACGTGGTAGCTTACGGGCAAGTAATCACAGAGCGAGTACAGGCCGAACGGGAGTTACGCCGTGCCAAGCGCGAAGCCGAAGCAAACGCCCGCGCCAAAGAAAATTTCTTGGCCAACATGAGCCATGAAATCCGTACCCCCATGAACGGCGTGCTTGGCATGGCGGGCTTGCTCGCCAAAACTCCCCTCGATGCGCAGCAACGTCAATATTTAGATACAATTCTGACATCGGGCCGCAACCTGTTGGCCGTTCTCAACGATGTATTGGATATGGCTAAAATATCCGCGGGCAAGCTTGAACTCGAGCATATACCTTTCGACCTCAGCAAATCCATTCGCACGGCAGCTCAAACCTTAGCGTACCGCGCCGCTGAGAAAAATCTACTATTCGATATCCAGCCACTAAGCCTCTCCGAGCCTGTGGTGCTCAGCGACCCTTACCGGCTTAACCAAGTGTTGCTCAACTTGCTTAGCAACGCCATTAAGTTCACGGAGCGAGGCAGCGTCACGCTAGGCAGCGACGTACTCCGTGATACACCTACTGCCGTTACCATTCGGTTCTGGGTGCGCGATACGGGCATTGGTATTCCAGCCGACAAGCAAGAACAGATTTTCGAGAATTTCACCCAAGCCTACGCCGACACGTCTCGTCGTTTCGGCGGTACTGGACTTGGCCTTACCATTAGCCGGAGCTTGGTGCAGCAACTAGGCGGCGAATTAGAGCTGTCAAGCACACCGGGGCAAGGCACATGGTTTGCCTTCACGCTTACGCTACCTAAAGCGCCCGACCAGCAGGCACCACCCTTGCCCGCCGTTCCCGATTATAACCGTCTCCGCGGTACCCGTGTGCTGCTGGCTGAGGATAGTGCAACTAATCGTCAACTCACGACCCTTATTCTCAAGAATTGGGGTATTGCCGTTGATAGCGCCGTGAACGGTCCCGATGCGTTGGCCTTGTTTCAGGCGCGCGACTACGACGTGATATTGATGGACATTCAGATGCCGGGCATGAGTGGCTTGGAAGTGACCGAAGCTATCCGCCAAAGCTCGGACCCTGCACGGGCTGATATTCCGATAATTGCCCTCACGGCTAATGCTTTCCGCACCGACCGGGAGCGGTACCTACAAGCTGGCATGAACGACTGTCTTACCAAACCTTTCGAAGAGGCCGACCTCTACCAAAAATTAGTGGCCCAGCTTTTCCCCGCCGACAACCGACCCACCATGCCTGCCACGCCAGCCGCTGTGCCAGCGCCAACTAATAAAGCCTCAATGGCTGCTCCCCTCTTTGATTTAAGTCAACTAGAGCGAAACGCCCATGGCAATCAGGATTTCATGCGTCGCATGATCAATGTATTTCTAACCGAAATACCTGTAGTAGCTACCGACCTAACCGATGCTGCTGCGGCTAAAGACTGGTTGGGTTTGACTACGCTGGCGCACAAGCTGAAATCCTCTCTGAAACTGTTTCAAGTAGCAGCAGCCTTCGACGATCTACATATATTGGAAGAGCAGCACGCCTCTCCCGAAACCCGGCAAGTAGCAGCCCGCCGTCTAAGTGAGTTGCTAGAGCGCGTATGTGCTGCATTACAGTTAGCTGTAGGCTAA
- a CDS encoding class I SAM-dependent methyltransferase produces MLTTRFKKALQGLTRLARNPWLLNHVLAADETTWQQQALAHSTRGLAPTGLPAVPLTYFLSAGIQLVRPFAFRDGGSLPTDLLLLRAVASRVAGCRYFEIGTWRGESAANVAEVATSVHTLNLSAAEMRRMGLSERYIELHGFFSRPLPNVIHLHGNSATFDFAPLGHFDVVFIDGDHRYEAVRTDTRRVFEHLVGPNTIVIWHDANRQPGQPRWEVLAGILDGLPTTAAGHLVQVENTLCALYSLVPLPIYTFDPLADPVPAFEVTIKVEPSLNSSPTA; encoded by the coding sequence GTGCTTACTACCCGTTTCAAAAAAGCCCTGCAGGGCCTTACGCGTTTGGCCCGTAATCCGTGGCTGCTCAACCATGTGCTAGCCGCCGACGAAACCACTTGGCAGCAACAGGCGCTAGCGCATAGCACGCGTGGCCTCGCCCCTACTGGTTTGCCAGCAGTACCCCTCACCTACTTCCTATCGGCAGGCATCCAGCTTGTGCGGCCGTTTGCTTTTCGTGATGGTGGTTCGCTTCCCACTGACCTGCTCTTGCTGCGCGCAGTAGCTAGTCGCGTAGCAGGCTGCCGCTACTTCGAAATCGGGACGTGGCGCGGTGAGAGCGCTGCCAACGTAGCGGAAGTAGCCACTTCGGTACACACTCTCAACTTATCGGCAGCGGAAATGCGCCGTATGGGCCTGAGTGAACGGTACATTGAATTGCACGGCTTTTTTTCGCGGCCACTGCCAAATGTCATTCACCTACACGGCAACTCCGCCACCTTCGACTTCGCTCCGTTAGGGCATTTCGATGTGGTATTTATAGATGGCGACCACCGCTACGAAGCCGTACGCACCGATACACGCCGCGTGTTCGAGCATTTGGTTGGGCCAAACACCATAGTGATATGGCACGATGCTAACCGACAACCGGGTCAACCGCGCTGGGAGGTGCTTGCTGGTATTCTGGATGGGCTCCCGACTACTGCTGCCGGGCATCTTGTGCAAGTGGAGAATACGCTGTGCGCATTGTATTCGCTAGTTCCTCTGCCAATCTACACGTTTGATCCGCTAGCTGACCCGGTTCCCGCCTTTGAAGTGACGATAAAAGTAGAGCCGTCACTTAACTCCTCACCTACCGCTTAA
- a CDS encoding LytR/AlgR family response regulator transcription factor — protein sequence MSNPGALTCLVIDDDTMNRLTLEHYIGLTESLQLVGSLNDGAQGLNFFRAGNKVDLLFLDVEMPNLSGLELLRVLTDPPEVILATSYEHFAVDAFALRVTDYLVKPFDYARFSQAVQRVLERRPTSTIQPPAPPSAPVSSDLFVKVNNRMVRLNFDEVLYIEALSDYVTIVTLRQKHIVYTTLKSFAARLSFDHFVRVHRSYILNMKHVESIEDNTARLVGGHQIPIGVSYQEAFFKNLNRF from the coding sequence ATGTCCAATCCGGGGGCACTTACTTGTTTGGTCATTGATGATGACACCATGAACCGGCTTACGCTGGAACATTATATTGGCTTAACAGAATCTTTGCAGTTGGTAGGCTCTCTTAATGATGGCGCCCAGGGTCTGAATTTCTTTCGGGCTGGCAACAAGGTTGATCTACTGTTTCTCGACGTTGAAATGCCAAACCTTAGTGGCTTAGAGCTTCTTCGGGTCCTTACCGACCCACCCGAAGTTATTCTAGCCACTTCCTACGAGCATTTTGCCGTCGATGCTTTTGCATTGCGCGTAACCGACTATCTGGTGAAGCCCTTCGACTATGCGCGGTTTAGCCAAGCAGTACAGCGTGTATTAGAACGGCGGCCTACTTCAACCATACAGCCTCCTGCTCCTCCGTCGGCGCCCGTGTCTTCTGACCTGTTCGTGAAGGTGAACAACCGGATGGTGCGCCTCAATTTCGATGAGGTGCTCTACATCGAAGCGCTGTCCGATTATGTAACCATTGTGACGCTACGCCAGAAGCATATCGTGTACACCACGCTCAAGTCGTTTGCGGCGCGCCTCTCCTTCGACCATTTCGTGCGGGTGCACCGTTCTTACATCTTGAATATGAAGCATGTAGAGTCGATTGAGGATAACACAGCCCGGCTGGTTGGCGGGCATCAGATACCCATCGGCGTTTCGTATCAGGAAGCGTTTTTCAAGAATCTGAACCGTTTTTAG
- a CDS encoding AAA family ATPase → MLSPETTSIPDYQQKIKQVFAEVGKVVVGQHYMVGRLLIGLFTGGHILLEGVPGLAKTLTISTLSKVLHLDFQRVQFTPDLLPSDLVGTMIYNQNQSVFEVKKGPIFSNLVLADEINRSPAKVQSALLEAMQEKQVTIGETTYPLDLPFLVLATQNPVEQEGTYPLPEAQVDRFMMKVFVDYLKKTDELEVMRRMANMSYVGEVNPILTKEDIFGIRQQINQVQISETLEKYIIELVFATRKPTDYDLPQFQQYVQFGVSPRASIALHRAAKAVAYFDERDYVLPEDIKDVATDVLNHRILLTYEAEADGIRTQDFIEAILGKVPIS, encoded by the coding sequence ATGCTTTCGCCTGAAACCACCTCTATTCCCGACTATCAGCAGAAAATCAAGCAAGTATTTGCCGAGGTTGGGAAAGTAGTGGTAGGCCAACATTACATGGTTGGGCGCCTACTGATCGGCTTATTTACGGGCGGCCACATCTTGCTCGAGGGCGTACCTGGCCTAGCCAAAACCCTTACTATCAGCACGCTATCCAAAGTATTGCACTTGGATTTTCAGCGTGTACAATTCACGCCCGACTTGTTGCCTTCCGACTTGGTGGGCACCATGATTTACAACCAGAATCAGTCGGTATTTGAAGTAAAAAAGGGTCCTATCTTCTCCAACCTCGTACTGGCCGACGAAATCAACCGCTCTCCTGCCAAGGTACAGAGCGCCCTGTTAGAAGCCATGCAGGAGAAACAAGTGACAATTGGCGAAACGACTTATCCACTGGATTTGCCTTTTCTGGTGCTGGCTACCCAAAACCCAGTAGAGCAGGAAGGCACTTATCCTTTGCCTGAGGCTCAGGTCGACCGGTTTATGATGAAGGTCTTTGTGGATTACCTGAAAAAAACCGACGAGCTGGAAGTAATGCGCCGGATGGCTAACATGAGCTACGTAGGTGAGGTCAACCCAATTCTAACCAAGGAAGACATCTTCGGTATTCGTCAGCAAATTAATCAGGTTCAGATTTCAGAGACGCTCGAGAAATACATCATTGAGCTAGTATTTGCAACCCGCAAGCCTACCGACTACGACCTTCCCCAATTTCAGCAGTACGTGCAGTTTGGTGTAAGCCCGAGGGCCAGCATTGCCTTGCACCGAGCCGCCAAAGCCGTAGCCTACTTCGATGAGCGTGACTACGTGCTGCCAGAAGACATAAAAGACGTGGCCACCGACGTACTCAACCACCGCATTCTGCTAACCTACGAAGCCGAAGCCGATGGTATTCGCACCCAGGATTTCATTGAAGCCATTCTCGGCAAGGTGCCGATCAGCTAA